The Pedosphaera parvula Ellin514 genome has a window encoding:
- the yajC gene encoding preprotein translocase subunit YajC, whose amino-acid sequence MYINSIMVMLGAADTPAATQPNPTGQMVQTIGLFVIMGAMFYFAMIRPQSKRAKEHATMLKSVKQNDQVTTSGGIVGVVVTVKENTLVIRSTDTKIEVLKSAVSAVDRSKNSTES is encoded by the coding sequence ATGTATATCAACAGCATTATGGTCATGTTAGGGGCGGCGGACACGCCGGCGGCGACGCAACCGAATCCGACGGGACAAATGGTCCAGACGATTGGGTTGTTTGTGATCATGGGCGCCATGTTCTATTTCGCCATGATCCGGCCCCAATCGAAACGTGCCAAGGAGCACGCGACCATGCTGAAATCCGTTAAACAAAATGACCAGGTCACGACCAGCGGTGGAATCGTTGGAGTGGTGGTCACTGTCAAGGAAAATACCCTCGTAATCCGGTCGACGGACACCAAGATTGAGGTTCTCAAATCAGCCGTCTCGGCAGTCGATCGCTCTAAAAATTCTACAGAATCGTAA
- a CDS encoding ATP-binding protein yields MKRLSSLRVRLVGIVFLAVAPALVLLLCTGLSSIGFIVGLLALAAAWVGGELFILRQIKALREAIKSLASGKLNTRSGLATEPTELGELARNFNLLAENLEQQTVDRERNEKSLLSRAHQQTVVAALGQFAIVASDLTSLLNQIVLLISQTLEIEFCSILELRPESNTFLLRAGGGWKEGYVNVTTEDTGHASQSGFTLISGEPVVVRNLSSETRFYAHQHLLDHGVVSGVTVAIQGHSKPFGVLGVHTSYERVFDEDEVHFLLSVANLLGMAIERQRTEPEIQKLAAFAKHNPNPVLEFSSEGMLTFHNKAAEKISKLLGQEHPETILPPNVAGIVQTCLATGQARLQLETRPANRVLSWSFYPIMPSQVVHCYVEDITDRLTLEEQFRQAQKMESVGQLAAGVAHDFNNILTIIQGHSGLLMSRANLAPAMITSIQAISFASERATSLTRQLLMFSRKEVIQPKQLDLKSVVDNMSKMLQRLLGETIAFKCTSSPNLPTVLGDTGMMEQILMNLAVNARDAMTKGGTLSVSTGPISVSLDYVKVHPDARTGLFVCLQVQDTGCGMDAPTMKRIFEPFFTTKEAGKGTGLGLATVYGIVKQHSGWIEVNSHLGKGTTFKIFFPATQKVVETPAATTVVTDGELRGGYETILVVEDEPVLRDLAQLILQDCGYKVIEASSGVEALTIWQQHQGNIDLLLTDMIMPDGLSGKDLAKSLLLHKPQLKVIFSSGYSVDDIGIEPNLKEGPRFLQKPYSRTTLAKAVRESLDS; encoded by the coding sequence ATGAAGCGACTCTCGAGCCTTAGAGTGCGTCTGGTAGGCATCGTTTTCCTGGCCGTAGCACCGGCTCTGGTGCTACTGCTGTGCACTGGTCTTTCCTCGATAGGTTTTATCGTCGGTCTGCTCGCTCTTGCTGCTGCCTGGGTCGGAGGTGAATTATTTATCCTTCGCCAGATTAAGGCTCTTCGCGAAGCGATTAAGTCCCTGGCTTCAGGCAAACTAAACACACGCAGCGGGCTGGCAACAGAACCCACCGAACTGGGAGAACTGGCCCGCAACTTCAACCTGCTGGCGGAAAATCTGGAACAACAAACCGTTGACCGGGAGCGTAATGAAAAGTCTTTGCTAAGTCGCGCCCACCAACAAACCGTCGTTGCGGCCCTCGGACAATTCGCCATCGTAGCCTCGGACCTGACCTCCCTGCTGAACCAGATTGTCCTCCTCATCAGCCAGACCTTGGAGATTGAATTTTGCAGCATTTTGGAATTGCGTCCGGAGAGCAATACCTTCCTTTTGCGGGCGGGTGGTGGTTGGAAGGAGGGTTATGTCAACGTAACGACCGAGGACACCGGTCACGCCTCCCAATCCGGGTTCACGTTAATTTCCGGTGAACCAGTTGTGGTCCGCAATTTGAGCAGCGAAACGCGGTTCTACGCCCACCAACATCTGCTGGACCATGGGGTTGTCAGCGGTGTAACCGTGGCGATTCAAGGCCATAGCAAGCCTTTCGGTGTTCTGGGAGTACATACCAGTTACGAACGTGTTTTTGACGAGGATGAAGTGCATTTCCTTCTCTCGGTTGCAAACCTGCTCGGAATGGCCATTGAGCGGCAGAGGACTGAACCCGAGATTCAAAAACTGGCAGCTTTCGCCAAGCACAATCCCAACCCGGTGCTCGAGTTTTCCTCCGAGGGTATGCTGACCTTTCATAACAAGGCAGCTGAGAAGATCTCCAAGCTTCTTGGTCAAGAGCATCCTGAAACAATTCTGCCACCCAACGTGGCTGGCATTGTTCAAACCTGCCTGGCAACTGGCCAAGCCCGGCTCCAACTTGAAACCCGTCCAGCCAACCGTGTGCTATCCTGGTCATTCTATCCCATCATGCCCAGCCAGGTTGTCCATTGTTATGTAGAGGACATTACTGACCGGTTAACTCTTGAGGAACAATTCCGTCAGGCACAGAAGATGGAATCGGTGGGCCAACTTGCCGCGGGAGTAGCCCATGACTTCAATAATATTTTGACCATTATCCAGGGGCATTCCGGGTTGCTCATGTCGCGCGCAAACCTTGCGCCAGCGATGATTACCTCCATTCAAGCCATTTCCTTCGCTTCGGAACGAGCCACCAGCTTGACGCGGCAATTGCTCATGTTTAGTCGTAAGGAGGTCATCCAACCCAAGCAGTTGGATTTGAAGAGCGTGGTCGATAACATGAGTAAGATGCTGCAACGTTTGCTCGGTGAAACGATCGCTTTTAAATGCACTTCATCCCCCAACCTGCCGACCGTGCTGGGAGACACAGGGATGATGGAACAGATTTTGATGAATCTGGCAGTGAATGCCCGCGATGCCATGACCAAAGGCGGCACGTTGAGTGTCAGCACTGGTCCAATCTCCGTTTCCCTGGATTACGTGAAGGTACATCCTGATGCCCGGACAGGGTTATTCGTTTGCCTGCAGGTTCAAGACACCGGTTGCGGCATGGATGCCCCCACGATGAAAAGAATTTTTGAACCGTTCTTTACAACGAAGGAAGCGGGCAAAGGAACCGGGTTGGGTCTGGCGACAGTTTACGGGATTGTGAAGCAACACTCAGGCTGGATTGAGGTTAACAGCCATCTCGGCAAGGGCACTACATTTAAGATATTTTTTCCGGCCACCCAAAAAGTGGTCGAAACTCCTGCCGCAACCACGGTCGTCACCGATGGTGAATTAAGAGGCGGTTATGAGACAATCCTCGTGGTGGAAGATGAGCCAGTGCTGCGCGACCTGGCCCAATTGATTCTCCAGGATTGTGGCTATAAAGTCATCGAGGCATCCTCCGGAGTTGAAGCGCTCACCATCTGGCAACAGCACCAGGGCAACATCGATCTCTTGCTCACGGACATGATCATGCCGGATGGCTTATCGGGCAAAGACCTCGCGAAATCCCTCCTATTACACAAACCTCAGCTCAAGGTGATCTTTTCCAGTGGCTACAGCGTCGATGATATCGGCATCGAACCCAACCTGAAGGAAGGTCCGCGCTTTCTCCAAAAACCCTACAGCCGCACTACGCTAGCCAAAGCCGTCCGCGAAAGCCTCGACTCCTGA
- a CDS encoding proline--tRNA ligase codes for MRWTQTLIPTLKETPAEAEITSHKLLLRAGLVRKLSGGLYTFMPLGLRALRKVEQIVREEMNRAGALELLMPAMQPPEIWEKSGRYVTASEVFFKVRDRAKKEWILGPTHEEVITTLVAGEISSYRQLPKNFYQIQTKFRDEIRPRFGLMRAKEFIMKDAYSFDVTDELAQISYQKMYDAYTRIFQRCGLKAVAVEADTGVMGGKFSHEFMVPAETGENEVVYCEACNYSANIEKAVSGGPSLATHTHKLSPPDSAPHALEKFATPGVVTIEALTKAPHSVPAHRQIKTLVYMVDSKLVILLMRGDDQLNEAKLVAAVGSGNFRPATADEIFAAMGAHPGSLGAVNFTKAPVYADTQLRDAAEMTTGANEDGFHYRNVSVERDIKVNHWVDLRSVQVSEACSSCGKPLKIQRAIEVGHVFKLGTKYSEKLGALFLDEDGKQKPAVMGCYGIGVTRTLQAIIEQSNDKDGIIWPVSVAPYTVCITPLGVAAGSATMVLAEKIYSELVAQGIDVILDDRDERPGVKFKDSELVGFPIRLGIGEKSLAKGEVELKLRGGVLTPVKTEEAVAKILETIKG; via the coding sequence ATGCGCTGGACTCAAACGCTCATCCCAACTTTAAAAGAAACACCCGCGGAAGCGGAAATTACGTCGCACAAATTGCTGCTCCGAGCCGGACTGGTCCGCAAGTTGAGCGGCGGTCTCTATACCTTCATGCCGCTGGGATTGCGCGCATTACGCAAGGTGGAGCAGATTGTCCGCGAAGAGATGAATCGCGCTGGCGCCCTCGAACTGCTTATGCCCGCGATGCAACCGCCCGAGATTTGGGAAAAGAGCGGGCGCTATGTCACGGCCAGCGAAGTGTTTTTCAAGGTGCGCGACCGCGCCAAGAAGGAATGGATTCTCGGGCCAACACACGAGGAAGTGATCACCACTCTCGTGGCTGGCGAAATCAGTTCCTATCGCCAACTACCCAAAAATTTCTACCAGATCCAAACCAAGTTTCGCGATGAAATCCGTCCTCGCTTCGGCCTGATGCGGGCGAAGGAATTCATCATGAAGGACGCCTACAGCTTTGATGTGACTGATGAGTTGGCGCAGATCAGTTATCAGAAGATGTATGATGCATATACGCGGATTTTTCAACGTTGCGGCCTGAAAGCTGTTGCGGTTGAGGCTGACACCGGTGTCATGGGCGGCAAGTTTTCACACGAATTCATGGTGCCGGCTGAAACCGGGGAAAATGAAGTCGTCTATTGCGAGGCTTGCAATTATTCAGCCAATATTGAAAAAGCCGTAAGCGGGGGGCCAAGCCTGGCCACTCACACTCACAAGCTCTCTCCTCCTGACAGCGCCCCGCATGCGCTGGAAAAGTTTGCGACACCAGGGGTGGTCACGATCGAAGCGCTGACCAAGGCACCGCACAGTGTTCCTGCTCATCGCCAGATCAAGACGCTGGTTTACATGGTGGATAGCAAGCTGGTGATTTTGTTGATGCGCGGCGACGATCAGTTGAATGAAGCGAAATTGGTTGCGGCGGTTGGTTCCGGCAATTTCCGCCCAGCCACAGCCGACGAAATTTTTGCGGCAATGGGAGCACATCCGGGGAGTTTGGGGGCGGTGAATTTCACGAAGGCTCCGGTTTATGCGGATACTCAACTGCGCGACGCTGCTGAGATGACGACTGGCGCGAATGAAGATGGATTCCATTACCGAAATGTTTCCGTAGAACGTGATATCAAGGTGAATCATTGGGTGGATTTGCGTTCCGTGCAGGTATCCGAGGCGTGCTCGTCCTGTGGCAAACCACTGAAGATTCAGCGCGCCATCGAGGTTGGCCATGTGTTTAAACTCGGCACCAAGTATAGCGAGAAGCTGGGGGCCTTGTTCCTGGATGAAGACGGCAAGCAAAAACCCGCGGTGATGGGTTGTTACGGCATAGGCGTCACCCGTACGCTGCAAGCCATCATTGAGCAATCCAATGACAAGGATGGCATCATCTGGCCCGTTAGTGTGGCCCCGTATACCGTATGTATTACCCCTTTGGGTGTGGCAGCTGGGAGTGCTACGATGGTTCTTGCTGAAAAGATTTACAGCGAGCTTGTTGCCCAAGGTATTGATGTCATTCTGGATGACCGGGATGAGCGGCCGGGAGTAAAATTCAAGGATTCTGAACTGGTTGGCTTTCCCATACGCTTGGGCATCGGCGAAAAATCCCTTGCCAAGGGAGAAGTCGAACTGAAGCTTCGGGGTGGCGTGCTGACACCGGTTAAAACCGAGGAGGCGGTGGCCAAAATTCTGGAAACCATCAAGGGATAA
- a CDS encoding four helix bundle protein, with product MNDLKDRTKKFALDVIRLCAQFPKSPEFQIITRQLMRSATSVAANYRAACRGKSKADFISKLSTVEEEADESLLWLEMLIELSQKAIPELRRLENEAQQLVAIMVSSKKTARGGDKGRP from the coding sequence ATGAACGATCTGAAAGATCGAACAAAAAAATTCGCTCTTGATGTTATCAGGCTTTGTGCTCAGTTTCCGAAGTCGCCGGAGTTTCAGATCATAACCCGCCAGTTGATGCGCTCAGCCACTTCGGTTGCTGCAAATTACCGGGCGGCGTGTCGAGGCAAATCCAAAGCGGATTTTATCAGCAAACTTTCTACTGTTGAAGAAGAGGCTGATGAGTCACTGCTTTGGCTGGAGATGTTGATTGAGCTCAGTCAGAAAGCAATTCCAGAACTGAGGCGATTGGAAAATGAAGCCCAACAATTGGTTGCAATCATGGTAAGTTCAAAGAAGACCGCCCGAGGCGGTGATAAAGGCAGACCCTAG
- a CDS encoding fumarylacetoacetate hydrolase family protein translates to MAAIGRFQKGEDIFYAKVVDGELYRLRGDVFGSPSFDKKPTPFKGLRTLIPVVPSKIIAVGLNYADHARETGKPLPKEPLIWFKATTSLIPDGSKIEIPFPNHRTDFEAEMAIVIGRRVRNVTPAAAARYIFGYTSAQDVSDRTIQNAESQWARAKSFDTFTPLGPYVETKIDPHDLTIQLFQNGQLRQNSNTSQLIFNCFQLVSFISTNITLLPGDIILTGTPSGVGPIESGDRLEVRIQGLAPLVNTVK, encoded by the coding sequence ATGGCAGCTATCGGCCGGTTTCAAAAAGGCGAAGATATTTTTTACGCCAAAGTTGTGGATGGCGAACTTTACCGTTTGCGCGGTGATGTATTCGGTTCTCCTTCCTTTGATAAAAAGCCCACTCCCTTTAAGGGGCTGAGGACTTTGATCCCGGTAGTTCCTTCCAAAATCATTGCTGTCGGTCTCAATTATGCCGACCACGCCCGTGAAACCGGGAAGCCGCTGCCAAAGGAACCGCTGATTTGGTTTAAAGCCACGACTTCATTGATCCCCGACGGTTCCAAAATTGAAATTCCTTTCCCCAATCATCGCACCGATTTCGAAGCCGAAATGGCCATCGTTATTGGTCGCCGCGTCCGGAACGTCACTCCAGCGGCTGCAGCACGCTACATTTTTGGCTACACGTCCGCGCAGGATGTCAGCGATCGCACAATTCAGAACGCGGAAAGCCAATGGGCTCGGGCCAAGTCCTTCGACACCTTCACCCCGCTTGGACCTTATGTGGAAACCAAGATCGACCCGCATGATTTGACGATACAGCTTTTCCAGAACGGGCAGTTGCGGCAAAACTCGAACACGAGCCAGCTCATTTTTAACTGTTTCCAACTCGTCAGCTTCATTTCGACGAACATCACACTGCTGCCCGGCGATATTATTCTCACCGGAACTCCGAGCGGGGTGGGGCCGATTGAATCAGGCGACCGCCTGGAAGTGCGCATTCAAGGACTTGCGCCTCTCGTTAATACAGTCAAGTAA
- a CDS encoding S8 family serine peptidase: MRINFPSWLMLVFTSITLLIGPSLSAASHETLVWNQKENKVDADITSWDLSQLLQNVANATGWKVYLEPDVTRTVSAKFEKLPAGEALRAMLGNLNFVVMPASNGVSRLYVFRTSQQSATRLIRAVAKKAPAKPIPNEFVVMLKPGSKTKIEDLAKALGAKIVGRMDGQNAYRLQFDSAASADAARLQLADNQDVEGIDSNFYVQRPPDVNMSVSTLANDPDLQLQPRTNSPGDCQLMIAAIDTPNQSLGKNLDQFINPTIHVAGDVSVDPNTVTHSTAMISTMLGNLSKIDKGGTSVRIQPVDVYGNSEQATTYDVAKGIVSAANSGANLINLSLGSSGDSILLHKVITQVSNQGIPIFAAAGNEPVTTPTYPAAYPEVVAVTASDSSGKLADYANRGSFVDMIAPGDSVVRYNGQSYMVEGTSSATAYATSMAAALADRSHACADQALSLLKSSASGTASISTSK; encoded by the coding sequence ATGAGAATAAATTTTCCGAGCTGGCTGATGTTGGTGTTCACCAGCATAACTCTTTTGATCGGACCTTCATTGAGCGCGGCGTCCCACGAGACTCTTGTCTGGAACCAGAAGGAAAACAAAGTCGATGCCGATATCACTTCATGGGATTTGTCTCAGCTCTTGCAAAACGTAGCCAACGCCACCGGCTGGAAAGTTTACCTGGAACCGGATGTTACGAGGACTGTGTCTGCCAAGTTCGAGAAACTTCCTGCTGGGGAAGCACTTCGCGCCATGCTCGGAAACCTGAATTTTGTTGTCATGCCAGCTTCCAACGGAGTTTCGCGGCTGTACGTGTTTCGCACCTCGCAACAATCTGCCACTCGGCTCATCCGTGCCGTGGCTAAAAAAGCGCCTGCCAAGCCCATCCCCAACGAATTTGTTGTGATGCTCAAGCCTGGAAGCAAAACGAAAATCGAAGATCTTGCCAAAGCCTTAGGCGCAAAAATTGTTGGCCGAATGGATGGGCAGAATGCCTATCGGCTTCAATTTGATAGCGCAGCCTCTGCCGATGCGGCGCGCTTGCAACTGGCCGATAATCAGGATGTGGAAGGAATCGACTCCAATTTTTACGTGCAACGTCCGCCGGATGTGAACATGAGTGTGTCCACCCTGGCAAATGATCCAGACCTCCAATTGCAACCAAGGACAAACAGCCCGGGCGATTGTCAGTTAATGATTGCGGCCATCGACACTCCCAATCAATCCCTTGGAAAAAACCTGGACCAATTTATAAATCCCACGATTCATGTAGCCGGGGATGTTTCGGTTGATCCGAATACCGTCACGCACAGCACCGCAATGATCTCTACGATGTTAGGTAACCTCAGCAAAATCGATAAGGGAGGCACGTCGGTAAGGATCCAGCCAGTGGATGTTTATGGAAATTCAGAACAAGCCACCACATACGATGTCGCCAAGGGAATCGTTAGTGCAGCAAACAGCGGAGCCAACCTCATCAATCTAAGCCTCGGAAGTTCCGGCGATAGCATCCTGCTTCACAAGGTCATTACCCAAGTTTCCAATCAAGGCATACCCATTTTTGCAGCGGCGGGCAATGAACCGGTCACGACTCCCACCTACCCTGCCGCCTACCCGGAGGTTGTGGCAGTTACTGCGAGTGACAGTTCCGGAAAACTTGCTGATTATGCCAATCGCGGCAGTTTTGTGGATATGATTGCCCCCGGAGACAGCGTTGTCAGGTACAATGGACAATCCTACATGGTGGAAGGCACCTCATCGGCAACTGCCTATGCGACCAGCATGGCGGCCGCGCTGGCAGACCGCTCACATGCCTGTGCGGATCAGGCCCTCTCCCTGCTAAAGAGTTCTGCCAGCGGCACTGCCTCCATCAGCACCAGCAAATAA
- a CDS encoding cytochrome C assembly family protein — MAAWFTDRHFFLLAVVLYGLSMMYSVFLWRKGFREDNRVNYFLLLAAFAFHTTAMAKRGFSFQRCPVGNLYEATIFIAWTIVATYLLVGTWSRLRFLGAFASPILFGLGVFALMPPLDPLHGDKPLFINGWISLHAALILLSFGAFGLGSVAALMYLTQEHDLKFHKLRAILSLIPPIQRLERVAGGLVMSGFCLLTAGLSIYPFLVHENHGVDLRSDPVILLWSIFIWVVYFSLLVMRWRGQGGRRFAWGALGSFVFIMLTFWGVMLLSSSHHS, encoded by the coding sequence GTGGCAGCTTGGTTCACCGATAGGCACTTTTTTCTGCTCGCCGTGGTTTTATACGGTTTGAGCATGATGTATTCGGTTTTCCTGTGGCGAAAAGGTTTTCGCGAGGACAACCGGGTGAACTATTTTTTATTGCTCGCAGCCTTTGCGTTCCATACCACCGCGATGGCGAAACGCGGTTTTTCCTTCCAGCGTTGTCCCGTGGGCAATCTCTACGAGGCCACCATCTTCATAGCCTGGACGATTGTCGCCACCTACCTGTTGGTCGGAACCTGGTCGCGACTGCGATTCCTTGGGGCATTCGCCTCCCCGATCCTGTTCGGATTGGGAGTCTTTGCCCTGATGCCGCCTTTGGACCCACTGCACGGCGACAAGCCGCTCTTTATAAACGGCTGGATCAGCTTGCATGCCGCTCTAATCCTCCTCTCCTTTGGGGCCTTCGGTTTGGGTTCAGTGGCCGCGTTGATGTATTTAACTCAGGAACACGATTTGAAGTTTCATAAGCTGCGAGCCATTCTCTCGCTGATCCCACCCATACAGCGATTGGAACGCGTGGCTGGGGGACTCGTAATGAGCGGCTTTTGCCTGCTTACCGCCGGATTATCCATCTATCCGTTTCTGGTTCACGAGAATCACGGAGTGGATCTTAGGAGCGATCCCGTCATTTTGCTTTGGTCCATTTTTATCTGGGTGGTTTACTTCAGTTTACTCGTGATGCGCTGGCGCGGACAGGGAGGACGTCGCTTTGCCTGGGGTGCATTGGGAAGTTTCGTATTCATCATGTTAACGTTTTGGGGAGTAATGCTCCTCTCCTCCTCGCATCACTCCTAA
- the hemA gene encoding glutamyl-tRNA reductase, translating to MSIVVIGLSHHSAPVTVRERFAFTEARIPATLQLLRDSNLVSEAVILSTCNRVELYAVTPMEPRNAFQALKDFLTNCHDYKDPLTDELYTLGEPHSVEHLFKVACGLDSMVLGETEILGQLKRAYDLALQHRHSGSRLNKAFQKAFNVAKHIRTETNIQRGSVSVGSVAVELAEKIFTKLSDRHVMVIGAGDTSEKTARALLSRGAQSIMVSNRSYDRAVELANQLGGRAINFDHWATEFANIDIVISSTSAPHYILDRVKLEPLMKMRKNRPLLLIDIAVPRDIEPEVNFLENVYLYNIDDLQAIAEDYLKQRKDEIARCEHIIRERAKQLLSAGRPDTIPSSISRPAFGS from the coding sequence ATGTCAATCGTTGTAATCGGTTTAAGCCATCATTCCGCGCCGGTAACCGTGCGCGAACGGTTCGCTTTTACCGAAGCCCGCATTCCCGCCACCTTGCAATTGCTGCGCGATTCCAACCTGGTGAGTGAGGCGGTCATCCTATCCACCTGTAATCGCGTCGAATTATATGCGGTCACCCCAATGGAACCCCGCAATGCGTTTCAGGCGTTGAAGGACTTCCTAACGAACTGTCACGACTACAAAGATCCTCTAACCGACGAGTTATACACGCTGGGTGAACCGCATAGCGTGGAACATCTCTTCAAGGTTGCCTGTGGGTTGGATTCCATGGTGCTTGGTGAAACCGAAATTCTGGGACAACTCAAAAGGGCGTACGATCTCGCGCTGCAACACCGGCACTCGGGCAGCCGGTTGAACAAGGCTTTTCAGAAGGCGTTCAACGTGGCGAAGCATATTCGCACCGAAACGAACATTCAACGCGGCAGCGTTTCAGTCGGGTCAGTTGCAGTGGAACTCGCTGAAAAGATTTTCACCAAACTCAGCGATCGTCATGTCATGGTCATCGGTGCTGGCGATACCAGCGAGAAGACAGCCCGCGCCCTGCTGAGCCGGGGCGCCCAAAGCATCATGGTTTCCAATCGCTCCTATGATCGAGCCGTTGAATTGGCAAACCAACTTGGCGGTCGGGCGATCAACTTTGATCATTGGGCCACCGAGTTCGCCAACATCGACATCGTCATCAGCAGCACATCCGCGCCACACTATATTTTGGATCGTGTAAAGTTGGAACCGCTGATGAAAATGCGCAAAAATCGGCCGTTGCTGCTGATCGACATTGCCGTTCCGCGTGACATCGAACCCGAGGTAAACTTTCTCGAGAACGTGTATCTTTACAACATTGATGATCTCCAGGCCATAGCCGAGGATTATTTGAAGCAGCGCAAGGACGAGATTGCACGTTGTGAACACATTATCCGTGAGCGGGCGAAACAGTTATTGAGCGCAGGTCGGCCGGACACAATACCTTCTTCAATATCTCGTCCGGCGTTTGGGTCTTGA
- a CDS encoding hydroxymethylbilane synthase, whose amino-acid sequence MSSENNKPIFIATRGSALALAQANAVLSQCRSAFPKLDIELKIIKTTGDKLQKASLAKEGESLPKGLFTKELEVALLNGDADIAVHSLKDLPTELPTGLILGAVSKRADVRDVLVYRDAEYLRSQPGKSNRRGFTPKLAIKDFPPGATVATSSTRRKAQLLAQRGDLNVVEIRGNVATRLEKLANQPELDATVLAAAGLERLNFKITAEGKLAGEGIPEGLLATILDFDVMLPCVGQAALGMEIRENDARIQEICDRLNHPETHACVLAERSFLSGMGGGCQSPVAAYAEIAGDQLQMRAASFRETSARRAVGGKSINEAVALGQELAAKLK is encoded by the coding sequence ATGTCTTCTGAAAATAATAAACCGATTTTTATCGCCACGCGCGGCAGTGCACTTGCCCTCGCACAAGCCAATGCCGTGTTGAGTCAATGTCGCAGTGCGTTTCCGAAGCTCGACATTGAGTTAAAAATCATCAAGACCACGGGCGACAAGTTGCAGAAGGCTTCGCTCGCAAAGGAAGGCGAGAGCCTGCCGAAAGGGCTTTTCACAAAGGAGCTGGAAGTGGCCTTGCTGAATGGTGATGCGGACATCGCTGTACATAGTTTGAAGGATTTGCCAACTGAACTGCCGACTGGATTAATTTTGGGGGCGGTGAGCAAACGGGCCGATGTCAGGGATGTATTGGTTTATCGCGATGCTGAGTATCTTCGCTCTCAACCTGGAAAATCGAACCGGCGCGGATTTACGCCCAAACTTGCCATCAAGGATTTTCCTCCGGGCGCGACCGTGGCGACGAGCAGCACGCGACGCAAAGCGCAATTGTTAGCGCAGCGTGGAGATTTGAATGTGGTTGAGATTCGGGGAAATGTGGCGACGCGACTGGAGAAACTTGCCAATCAACCGGAGTTGGATGCCACAGTGCTGGCGGCTGCTGGCTTGGAGCGACTCAATTTTAAAATAACGGCCGAAGGGAAATTGGCTGGTGAAGGTATTCCGGAGGGTTTACTGGCGACAATTCTGGATTTCGATGTGATGCTTCCCTGTGTGGGACAGGCGGCGCTGGGAATGGAGATTCGCGAGAACGATGCGCGCATCCAGGAAATTTGCGACCGCTTGAACCATCCGGAAACGCATGCGTGCGTTCTGGCGGAACGTTCATTTTTATCGGGAATGGGCGGTGGCTGTCAGAGTCCAGTTGCGGCTTACGCAGAAATCGCCGGCGACCAGTTGCAGATGCGTGCGGCCTCTTTTCGGGAAACCTCCGCTCGTCGTGCGGTAGGCGGGAAATCGATCAACGAAGCAGTTGCACTCGGACAGGAACTTGCGGCAAAGCTAAAATAA